CTGGACAGTATGGTTACCAAGAAGAGATACTCTGTGATCAAAAGGACATCACTTGGGTGACCGGTATCGTCAACAAACACTCGGATGAGATGATCAAAGGAGAGTCCGAGACCAACAATTACATCTATACATTTGACCAACAATCTGAGAACAAGGATAACTTGGGTATGGCTGTGATTGTACCGAAGACATCTTTTGTGTCAGCTGCCGAAACAGCCAACGAAGGAGAAGGTGTCACGGAAACCTACTATGTGTCTTTCCAGTCTGTCGATACACCGAAGTATTTCTTCGTGGCAGGATGGGAGCCTACTACGACGGAGTTTCAAACTGCTGAAGGGTTTGCAGAGGTAGTCGCACAGCAAGCAATGGTTTATAACCATTCTGTTGTAGCAGAGTAATCCAAAATAGAGGTTTGGGAGGATTTTTGTACGGAATTACCCCCTAAATCGTACGGTATTTACCTCAATCTTCGCCAATTTTAGGCTTGGAATGGCGACTGCTTTCCCGTGATGCAGTCGCCTTTTTTATTCTAGGAGACTAATGAGAGCTAAGTAAGCGTGAGAGGAATGAAGGAATGCATAGCCGTGTGGGTACTCATGCTGTACACCTGGGGGTGTATGGCTGGAGAAGGTAAGCTCGCTTTCAAACATTTTCATTCGGCGGAAGGACTGTCCCAAAGCGGAGTGATTGCCATCGCTCAGGACCATTTTGGTCTGCTATGGTTGGGTACGCGAGATGGGCTCAACCGATACGATGGTCGGAGCTTTCAGGTCTATCGCTACGATCCATCAGACTCCACGAGTATCTCCAACAATGACATCTTGGATATCAAAGTAGATTCCAAAGGGGACCTCTGGATCGGTACATACAACGGCCTCAACCGCTACCTACAGAGAGAGGAGCGTTTTGACCGCTACTTGTCCAGCGAGGAAGACCATGTGCTCTCCAACAATACCATTCGAACCCTCGAGCTAGTGACCGACGATTGGGTATGGGTAGGTACACAGGAGGGGCTCAATCTCCTACATACCAGTACCCAAGAGATCAAAACCATTCGTCATATATCAGGAGTGAGTCAGACTATACCAGGTGACTATATCTTGGATATCTACCGCGATAGTCGTGGCGATGTGTGGGTAGCAACTGACCAAGGACTTTGTGTCACGAGAAATCCACTGGACGAATCCCCTGTTTTTAGTGCGGTTGCACTGCGACAGGGATCGAAGGATCCGATCTTTGTCCAAGAAATCATCGAAGATGAGAAAGGTGATTTGTGGGTGGGGACACGGGACTTTGGACTCTACCAGATAGATTCGTCGGGGGAGCTGTTGGGGTATCTCAGTACGCAAACGACCCCCGCACTCGTACATGATAACGTCCGTTCTCTGGCGGTAGGTGCCGATGAGTCTCTCTGGATCGGAACCTACCATGGACTCAATCGCCTGATGCCTGATGGTCAGATGCAATCGAGTTTGGCCGACCCATTGGATGTAGACGGCCTCTCCGAAAACAAAGTCAAAAAAGTGTACTGTAGCAGCAACGGTGCCATTTGGGTAGGCACGTATTTTGGAGGGCTCAACATGTGGCATGAGGTCAACTTCAATTTCAATGCGCTGAGTCAGAATCCGGATGGCGGTGGATTGAGCAACAATGTCGTGAGTGCCATCTTGCAAGAGGGGCAGAGATTCATCATCGGGACCGAGGGAGGAGGGGTCAACCTCTACGACCGATCTACAGGAGATTTTTCGTATATCAATACAGTACAAGGAGATCTAGCTAGCGACAATGTCAAGTACCTCCGTTGGGATCGTCAGGGGGAATCGATTTGGATCTGCACTTTCGATGCGGGAGTGACACTTTGGGATTTGCATATGAGACGCAAGCTGCTCATGCTTTCGACAGAGACTGGTCTCAGTCACAACAGCGTCTACGACATGGCACAAGATCGTCATGGTAGATGGGCCATAGGAACTTTCGGTGGAGGTCTCAATGTCTATGATCCTGAAACCAACAATGTCAGATGGGTACAACAGGATGACAGTCAGCCGCACGGGTTGTCTGACAACCAGGTGCGGTCATTGCTTGTAGATAGAGATCAGAACCTCTGGGTAGCTACCCAAAATGGACTCAACTTTTCCACTGCTGAGGCAGCGGATCCATATGCTTCGTTTGCGTACTACTTTTATGATACCGAACTGCAAAATGGACAAGACGTCCTCTTTATCTATCAATCCAAGGACGGCACGATTTGGACGGCTACCAAAGAAAAAGGACTGTACCGTCTGGTAGAAGGACATTTTGAATGGGTGGACTTGTTTGGTGAATTGTCCAACCCGAGTCAGATCATACACTCGATCGAAGAGGATGAGGAAGGCTACCTTTGGGTTAGTTCCAACAATGGAATTGCACGCCTCGATCCGAAGAGTGGACAAGTGAAACTGTTTACCGAATCGGATGGGCTCAATTCAAATGAGTTCAACAACAAGTCTTCCTTGGTGACACAGGATGGCATGATGTTTTTTGGTTCGCCCAAAGGGATCACATGGTTTGACCCAGCAGAACTCAAGCAAAATCAATTTGCCACGGCCGTTGTGCTCAATCGCCTCACCGTCAACAATGCTGTCGTGCACCCAGGAGATACGACGCAGATATTGGGGGAGACCCTGGCGATGACCCAGGAGATTGAGCTGGATTATGACCAGTCCAATTTTTCCATAGAGTATGCTCTGCCGAGTTATGTCAATTCGAAGAAAAACAAGTTTCAGTATCGAATGGATGGGTTGGAGTCAGAGTGGAAGCATACGATGGTTAATTCGGCCAGTTATACGATTCAGAATCCAGGAGACTATGTGTTTCAGATACGAGGGGCCAATAGTGATGGGTTGTGGTCGGAGGAATGGACAGAACTGCATATCCGAGTAAACCCAGCGCCATGGCGCTCTACGTGGGCTTTTGTGCTCTATGCATTGGTGATTGTAGGAGCATTGTTCTTGTTTTTTCGGATCACAAGATCTCGTGCTCAGCTCAAGTATGACTTGAATCTAGAATTGGAACTGCACAAAAAGGAGCAGGAACTGACGGATAGTAAGCTGCAGTTTTTTACCAATATTTCGCACGAATTTAGAACACCGTTGACCTTGATTTTGGGGCCTTTGGAGCAGATTCTGCGAGACTATCAGGGGAGTAGTACGATTTACAAACAGATGAAAGTCATGCAGCACAATGCAGGGCAGTTGCTCAAACTCATCAATCAGTTGATGGACTTTCGCAAGATGGAAAACAAACAAGCACCACTGGAGACGGCTGAGGGTAATTTGGTCAAGTTCGTACGAGAAGTCTGTTTGTCTTTCAATACCTATGCCCGCAACGGCAAGTATGATTATACTTTTCGATCCTCAGAAGAGGATATTCGCGTGTATTTTGACCGTGACAAATTGGAGCGAGTCATTTACAATCTCTTGTCCAACGCCTTCAAATATACCGAAGAAGGAGGACAGGTGACCGTGACTGTGGAGCGATTGGAGAGGGCCGTGGAGATACGTGTCCTCGACAGTGGTCAGGGGATTCCGCAGGATACGCAAGACAAAATATTCGATCGGTTTTTTCAGTTGCCAGCTCATACGTCGCAGAGCCAATCCCAGCGAGGGACTGGGATTGGTTTGGCGCTGACCAAGAGCATAGTTGATCTACATCATGGGGAGATTGAGGTGGAGAGTCAGCTCGGGAAGGGTAGTACCTTTTGTGTAAGGCTCTTGTTGGGGAAGGAGCATTTGCAGCCCAATGAGATCATGGAGGATTTTAAGGACAGTGAGTCATTGGATCACTATCAGCCAGAGGTCACGACTGATTGGTCGGACGTGATTCAAGATGCGATCGTACAGCCCAAAGACCCATCCGCTAAGACTATACTGGTGGTAGAGGATAATGCGGAGGTACGTCGATTCATCCGAGATATTTTGGCGGCAGATTACAACATCCTAGAGGCAGAAAATGGCCGAAAGGGATTGGAAGTGGCCGTGCGAGAGGTGCCGGACCTGATCATCAGTGACGTGATGATGCCAGAGATGGACGGAATCGAATTTTGTGCACAAGCGAAATCCAATCTCAAAATTAGCCATACCCCGTTTATCTTGCTGACGGCAAGAACTTCCCTGATCTTCAAGTACGAGGGTTTGGAGTCTGGTGCAGATGAGTACATCAATAAACCCTTCAATACCAAAGAACTCCACCTCAAAGTAAGAAATATGCTGCGTTTTGTGGACAACCTCAAGGGACGTTTTCAGTCCAATGCCGAGATTGCTCCGAGCGAATTGACCATCTCGTCGCTAGACGAAGAAATGCTCAAACGAGCCATTGAGATCGTGGATCAGAACATAGAAAACCAGTTTTTCGATGTGGCTCTGTTTTGTACTGAGCTCGGTGTGAGTCGGACGATGTTGTTTACCAAAGTGAAGGCTTGGACTAATCTCACCCCCAACGAATTTATCCACTCGATGCGCATGAAACGTGCAGCGAGCTTACTGGAGCAAGCCAAAATCACCGTAAGTCAGATTAGTTTCAAAGTAGGCTTCAAAAATCCCAAGTACTTCAGCAAATGCTTCCAAAAATACCACGGATGCACCCCCACTCAATATGCTGATAAGTTCAAATTGAAATCATAAGAAGGCAGTAAAAATAGGCTGAATGACGATTCAACCGATGGAATTGTACGATAGTGTACCGTTTCTGAATTTTTGGTGACTGCAATAAGTATAGAATTGTCCTTGTAAATTTTTAGAAAGCATGAATCTAAAAAAGCATTGGCAAGAATGGATATTGGGCGCCTTCATCGTGATGATGTCCCTTGTCATTATTTATTTCATTTAACAAAAAAACAATCTTATGAAAGAAGATTTACTACAGCGCTTGAAGCTTGGTCTAGCCGTCTTCGTGATGGTAGCGGTCACCACCGCAGCACAAGCACAGAGCAACACAGTACAAGGGGTAGTCACCTCGATGAGCGATGGGTCTCCCGTACCAGGAGCCGCCGTATTGATCGAAGGGACGAGCAACGGAACCGTCACAGACTTTGACGGTGCATTTTCATTGACCGCAGCACCAGAAGACGTGCTGGTCATTTCATTTGTGGGGTTCAAGACGGTCAAGTTGGCAGTCAAAAATCAAACGAAATTTGACGTAGCGATGGAGGAAGATTTCACCGCACTCGAAGAAGTCGTGGTAGTAGGCTATGGTACAGTCAAAAAGAGTGATTTGTCTGGGTCGGTATCGTCAGTCAAGTCCGCAGACATCGCTGCATATCCTGCTCTGTCCGCTACTCAGACCTTGCAAGGTAGAGCGGCAGGTGTACAGATCAGTTCTAACAATGGCGGCCAGCCAGGGGCCAGTTTCAATGTCAAAATCAGAGGAGGGACTTCCATCAACGCCAGCAGTGATCCGATCACGGTAGTGGATGGGTTTGTCGGTGGAGAGATGCCTCCACCAGAAGATATTGCGTCGATCGAAGTGCTCAAAGATGCTTCGGCTACTGCGATCTATGGATCAAGAGGTGCCAATGGAGTCATCATGGTGACCACCAAAAAAGGATCCAAAGGAAGAATAAAAATCGACATCAATTCTTCGTATAGTTCTCAGACGCCGACCAAGCAGTTGGATTTGCTCAATGCTGACGAGTTCGTAGACTACATGAATGAGTTTGGGCCCTATACGAATCTAGGTTCTGACACCAATTGGCAAGACAAAATCTACCAAACAGGGCTCATTTCTAACAACCAAATCTCGGTGAGTGGTGGAGCAGACAATGTCAGGTATTACCTGTCTGGCACCTACTTTGATCAAGAAGGAGTAGTCGTAGGTTCGGAGTACAAGCGCTACTCTCTCAACGGAAACGTGAGTGTCGATGCGACCGATTACCTCAAAGTCGGCATGAGCATGTATGGTCGACGAGGTACGAGCATCGGTGTACGTACCCAAGAGGGATCTGGAGGCACTGGACAAGCAGGTGTGACAAGTTCGGCTTTGAGATTCAATCCAGACCTAGGTGTCTATGATGTCAACGGAATGTATACGCGATCGACGGTCGGTGACCAACTCGACAACCCCGTAGCGATGGCTACCGAATATGATAGAGAGCGTGTGACAGATCGCTTTCAGAGCAATGTCTTCGCGGATTTGAAAATTACCGAATGGTTGAGTTTCAAGACAACTCTCGGGCTTGGGACGACCAACTGGAGAGATGGTGAATATTGGCCTACCGCGTTGATTCGTGGAGAGGGTGCTGGTGGACTAGGAGGGATCGAATCTCGAAAGCAGTCGTCTGTCATTTCGGAGAACTACTTCACCATTGACAAGGAATTTGGCGTGCATCACTTGACGTGGGTGACGGGGTATTCATACCAGAAAAATACGTCTGAATCATGGTATGCTTCTAGCCAAGGGTACATCACTGATGCAGGGAGGTTTTGGGCACTCGATCAAGGAGCCAATGCCAATGTACCGACTTCTAGTTTGACAGAGTCTACGATTAAGTCATTCTATTCAAGAGCCAACTATTCGTTGCAAAACAAATACGTGTTGACTTTCACGGGACGATACGACGGAGCATCCAACTTTGCAGCAAACAACAAGTGGGCCTTCTTTCCTTCAGGGGCGGTGGCTTGGGACATCAAGGGAGAGAGCTTCATGGATGACCTTGCTTTCTTGACTCAGTTCAAACTCAGAGGTAGCTATGGTTTGACAGGAAATCAAGCCATTAGCCCTTACCAGTCTTTGGCGAGTCTAGAGCCGACCTACTCGATCGTGCCAGGAGACAATGCACTTGTAGTGGGGTCATTGGCCAATTCTAACTTGACATGGGAGACTACGACACAGGCAGACATAGGATTGGATATTGGACTCTTCGAAGGCCGAGTCAATATCGTGATGGATTATTATCAAAAAGTCACGCATGACTTGTTGTTTCAGAGGCAGTTGCCTTCGTATGTAGGCCCACCTACTCAGTTGCAAAATATCGGCAAGGTCAGCAACAAAGGCTTTGAGTTCATGTTGAGTACCAAAAATCTCGTCGGAGAATTTACTTGGAATTCGGACTTTATCATTTCGGCCAACCGAAACAAGGTGATGGAATTGCCAGATTCGGTAGAGTTTTATGGGCAGGAGCCTGGTCATTTTTTGCTGGATGGTTCGTCACAGTTGTTGCTGGAAGGACAGCCTGTGGGGGTGTTTTACGGATATGAATATGAAGGAATCTACCAGACGGGAGATGCTTTCACTCCTGGATCAGGGTTCGAACAAGAGGCTGGAGGTGAGCAATATGCAGATATCTCTGGACCAGACGGTACACCTGATGGTGTGCTCAGTGCCGATGATCGAAAAATCATAGGCAATCCGCACCCAGATTTCGTGTGGTCATTCAACAATAGTTTTGGCTACAAAAACTTCGATCTCAATATTTTCATACAAGGTGTGCATGGCAATGACATGTTGAGTTTCACCAATATGGAGCTAGAGACGATGTCTGGCAAGAGCAACGCTGCGGCATCTGCAGTGGACCGATGGACACCAAGTAATCCCAATACCAATATCGCGAAGGCTTCTTCGTCACGTGCGTACCGTGTATCGTCCAAGTATATCTATGACGCGAGTTACATGAGATTGAAAAACGTGACGCTGGGCTATACTTTTCCTAAGACAGTGTTAGACAAAACTTTCATTCGCTCATTGAGACTGTATGTGAGTGGGCAGAACTTGTTGACGGTGACGGATTACCCAGGACTGGATCCAGAAGTAGGGTACCAGAACGGAGGTAGCGGGGCTGACGGCAACCGAAACATAGGTTTGGATTATGCGAGTTATCCAAACGTTCGTGCCTACACTTTTGGAATCAACTTAGGACTTTAAAATTGAAGAAAATGAAAAATTTGAAATATACATTGATCGCATGTCTGTCGCTACTCATGATGGGTGCCTATTCATGCGGCACCTTGGAGGAGGAGCCCGTGGGGCTGCTGTCTCCAGAGGCAACCTACAAGACTCCGTCAGATGTCGCCAACGGCATCAATGGAGGCTACTCCTTGCTCGCCCACGAAAATTTCATGGGCAGAAAACTCTCACTTTCGTTGATGTTGAGAGGCGACATGATTTCTATAGGTGACGCGACGACTTCTTCTCGTCGCATCGAGGTGGATCAGATGTCCATGAGTGCCAACAACGGGATGGTGGCTAGTTTTTGGCCGATGGGTTACCAGATATTGGCAGCTGTCAATTACGCGATCGAGGGCGGAGAGAGTGTCCAAGCAGACGAAGATCAAATCAATCCTGTGATTGCTGAGGGACGTTTTTTGCGCGCATACATTCACTACAACTTTGTTCGATTGTTTGGCGAGATTCCTTACATTGATTTTGCCTTTGCAGAT
The DNA window shown above is from Reichenbachiella sp. 5M10 and carries:
- a CDS encoding TonB-dependent receptor, producing MKEDLLQRLKLGLAVFVMVAVTTAAQAQSNTVQGVVTSMSDGSPVPGAAVLIEGTSNGTVTDFDGAFSLTAAPEDVLVISFVGFKTVKLAVKNQTKFDVAMEEDFTALEEVVVVGYGTVKKSDLSGSVSSVKSADIAAYPALSATQTLQGRAAGVQISSNNGGQPGASFNVKIRGGTSINASSDPITVVDGFVGGEMPPPEDIASIEVLKDASATAIYGSRGANGVIMVTTKKGSKGRIKIDINSSYSSQTPTKQLDLLNADEFVDYMNEFGPYTNLGSDTNWQDKIYQTGLISNNQISVSGGADNVRYYLSGTYFDQEGVVVGSEYKRYSLNGNVSVDATDYLKVGMSMYGRRGTSIGVRTQEGSGGTGQAGVTSSALRFNPDLGVYDVNGMYTRSTVGDQLDNPVAMATEYDRERVTDRFQSNVFADLKITEWLSFKTTLGLGTTNWRDGEYWPTALIRGEGAGGLGGIESRKQSSVISENYFTIDKEFGVHHLTWVTGYSYQKNTSESWYASSQGYITDAGRFWALDQGANANVPTSSLTESTIKSFYSRANYSLQNKYVLTFTGRYDGASNFAANNKWAFFPSGAVAWDIKGESFMDDLAFLTQFKLRGSYGLTGNQAISPYQSLASLEPTYSIVPGDNALVVGSLANSNLTWETTTQADIGLDIGLFEGRVNIVMDYYQKVTHDLLFQRQLPSYVGPPTQLQNIGKVSNKGFEFMLSTKNLVGEFTWNSDFIISANRNKVMELPDSVEFYGQEPGHFLLDGSSQLLLEGQPVGVFYGYEYEGIYQTGDAFTPGSGFEQEAGGEQYADISGPDGTPDGVLSADDRKIIGNPHPDFVWSFNNSFGYKNFDLNIFIQGVHGNDMLSFTNMELETMSGKSNAAASAVDRWTPSNPNTNIAKASSSRAYRVSSKYIYDASYMRLKNVTLGYTFPKTVLDKTFIRSLRLYVSGQNLLTVTDYPGLDPEVGYQNGGSGADGNRNIGLDYASYPNVRAYTFGINLGL
- a CDS encoding hybrid sensor histidine kinase/response regulator transcription factor; this encodes MKECIAVWVLMLYTWGCMAGEGKLAFKHFHSAEGLSQSGVIAIAQDHFGLLWLGTRDGLNRYDGRSFQVYRYDPSDSTSISNNDILDIKVDSKGDLWIGTYNGLNRYLQREERFDRYLSSEEDHVLSNNTIRTLELVTDDWVWVGTQEGLNLLHTSTQEIKTIRHISGVSQTIPGDYILDIYRDSRGDVWVATDQGLCVTRNPLDESPVFSAVALRQGSKDPIFVQEIIEDEKGDLWVGTRDFGLYQIDSSGELLGYLSTQTTPALVHDNVRSLAVGADESLWIGTYHGLNRLMPDGQMQSSLADPLDVDGLSENKVKKVYCSSNGAIWVGTYFGGLNMWHEVNFNFNALSQNPDGGGLSNNVVSAILQEGQRFIIGTEGGGVNLYDRSTGDFSYINTVQGDLASDNVKYLRWDRQGESIWICTFDAGVTLWDLHMRRKLLMLSTETGLSHNSVYDMAQDRHGRWAIGTFGGGLNVYDPETNNVRWVQQDDSQPHGLSDNQVRSLLVDRDQNLWVATQNGLNFSTAEAADPYASFAYYFYDTELQNGQDVLFIYQSKDGTIWTATKEKGLYRLVEGHFEWVDLFGELSNPSQIIHSIEEDEEGYLWVSSNNGIARLDPKSGQVKLFTESDGLNSNEFNNKSSLVTQDGMMFFGSPKGITWFDPAELKQNQFATAVVLNRLTVNNAVVHPGDTTQILGETLAMTQEIELDYDQSNFSIEYALPSYVNSKKNKFQYRMDGLESEWKHTMVNSASYTIQNPGDYVFQIRGANSDGLWSEEWTELHIRVNPAPWRSTWAFVLYALVIVGALFLFFRITRSRAQLKYDLNLELELHKKEQELTDSKLQFFTNISHEFRTPLTLILGPLEQILRDYQGSSTIYKQMKVMQHNAGQLLKLINQLMDFRKMENKQAPLETAEGNLVKFVREVCLSFNTYARNGKYDYTFRSSEEDIRVYFDRDKLERVIYNLLSNAFKYTEEGGQVTVTVERLERAVEIRVLDSGQGIPQDTQDKIFDRFFQLPAHTSQSQSQRGTGIGLALTKSIVDLHHGEIEVESQLGKGSTFCVRLLLGKEHLQPNEIMEDFKDSESLDHYQPEVTTDWSDVIQDAIVQPKDPSAKTILVVEDNAEVRRFIRDILAADYNILEAENGRKGLEVAVREVPDLIISDVMMPEMDGIEFCAQAKSNLKISHTPFILLTARTSLIFKYEGLESGADEYINKPFNTKELHLKVRNMLRFVDNLKGRFQSNAEIAPSELTISSLDEEMLKRAIEIVDQNIENQFFDVALFCTELGVSRTMLFTKVKAWTNLTPNEFIHSMRMKRAASLLEQAKITVSQISFKVGFKNPKYFSKCFQKYHGCTPTQYADKFKLKS